A single Fusarium oxysporum Fo47 chromosome IV, complete sequence DNA region contains:
- a CDS encoding homoserine dehydrogenase-domain-containing protein — translation MAAPKQVFIGIIGAGGVGKAFIDQLQSLAARKPSPKLNLAYIATSRKALFNDDYSPLNIGNVIETLGSSTKAPLALPQVVEYLAKAPAKSVLVDNTSSQDVAELYPLALSRGISIVTPNKKAFSGSYKLWQDIFSAAESSGARVYHESSVGAGLPVISTLKDLVETGDKVTKIEGVFSGTMSFLFNSFAPTEGQGGKWSEEVKKAKSLGYTEPDPRDDLNGLDVARKLTILARLAGIPVESPTSFPVQSLIPKELESVSSGDEFLEKLPAFDSQMEETKAAAEKAGKVVRFVGSIDAASKQVKVGLEQFDRSHPIAALKGSDNIISFYTERYGSNPLIVQGAGAGGDVTAMGVTADLIKVLSQIA, via the exons ATGGCCGCTCCCAAACAAGTTTTCATTGGAATTATCG GTGCCGGAGGTGTCGGCAAAGCCTTCATCGACCAGCTCCAATCCCTCGCTGCTCGGAAGCCATCACCGAAGCTGAACCTCGCATACATTGCCACGAGCCGTAAAGCTCTCTTCAACGACGACTACTCTCCCCTTAACATCGGAAACGTCATCGAAACACTTGGCTCCTCTACCAAGGCTCCTCTCGCTCTCCCTCAGGTTGTCGAGTACCTGGCTAAGGCCCCCGCCAAGAGCGTTCTTGTCGACAATACCAGCTCTCAGGATGTTGCGGAACTTTACCCTCTTGCCCTGAGCCGAGGCATAAGCATCGTCACACCTAACAAGAAGGCCTTCTCGGGCTCGTACAAGCTGTGGCAGGACATCTTCTCAGCTGCCGAGTCCTCTGGAGCCCGTGTTTACCATGAGTCTTCCGTCGGTGCTGGTCTCCCCGTTATTTCCACCCTGAAGGACTTGGTCGAGACTGGTGACAAGGTTACCAAGATTGAGGGTGTCTTCAGCGGCACCATGTCTttcctcttcaactcttTTGCTCCTACCGAGGGCCAGGGCGGCAAGTGGTCtgaggaggtcaagaaggccaagtcCTTGGGCTACACTGAGCCTGACCCCCGAGATGATCTCAATGGTCTTGATGTCGCCCGTAAGCTGACTATCCTTGCTCGTCTGGCTGGCATCCCCGTTGAGTCCCCCACTTCTTTCCCCGTGCAGAGCCTCATTCCCAAGGAGCTGGAGTCTGTTTCCAGCGGCGACGAgttccttgagaagctcccTGCCTTTGACTCTCAGATGGAGGAgaccaaggctgctgctgagaaggctggCAAGGTTGTCCGATTTGTTGGTAGCATTGATGCTGCTTCCAAGCAGGTCAAGGTTGGCCTGGAGCAATTCGACCGCTCGCACCCCATTGCTGCTCTTAAGGGCAGTGATAACATTATCAGCTTCTACACTGAGAGATATGGAAGCAACCCTCTGATTGTCCAgggtgctggtgctggaggtGATGTGACCGCCATGGGAGTGACAGCTGATCTGATCAAGGTCCTGTCGCAAATTGCATAA
- a CDS encoding uncharacterized protein (expressed protein), protein MSSDASWNFFGHIMTEYSSIVNLISLVCLGLGLMLFIPVLLLVIFDLFLWMWRNISNTNPPSIVDSEPDSVVTTNPHAAAIATGIDKGSL, encoded by the exons ATGTCCTCCGACGCATCATGGAACTTCTTTGGTCATATAATGACCGAGTACTCTTCTATCGTTAACCTGATCTCTCTTGTCTGT CTCGGCCTTGGTCTTATGCTATTCATAcctgttcttcttctcgtgATCTTCGACCTCTTCCTTTGGATGTGGAGGAATATCAGTAATACGAACCCACCTTCGATTGTCGATTCCGAACCCGATAGCGTTGTCACTACGAATCCACATGCTGCTGCAATTGCAACAGGAATAGACAAAGGGTCACTTTAA
- a CDS encoding putative methyltransferase-domain-containing protein — MTTELTNKQKEREKDRAKRTKDGVTQLPRKKFYRQRAHANPFSDHMLEYPKSPDDMDWSSYFPHYVQEGTPEDPSKPPKLTKDVEIVDIGCGFGGLLVALAPKLPDTLTLGLEIRTQVAGYVQERIKALRSQNSDNMYQNVGCIRANTMKFLPNFFKKAQLSKIFICFPDPHFKARKHKARIVSTTLNSEYAYALRPGGIVYTITDVEDLHLWMVQHLEAHPAFERISKEEEEADECVQVMSTETEESKKVTRNNGQKFVALFRSTTNFTTYIQSIFVQECGSEVNILVMALKRRDVIVAGLAAFIAWGFAASWSPVLRWAGHAFVAGSLVTLVALLAGLFLVSRRPSDRILQPHGVTFLGKKSWRLEVQGLRQRQSYTPTPIDPESPRVSEAIDNLLGLITRDFVNSWYSNISRNPSFSNQVDQAVRQALLSLTDFLRHKDLAELVTSRLVPLLTAHFRDFYEAEKSVRGKKLNRSVTESEELDLAIASKFRDGRLHPAASLSFPDTKMVQQDYLRSLVAKIVPQILPENMLSSRAVSIIIREIVACAVLFPVIQLLSEPDTWNQLMENLGRSMLQDRSTVRKLRAALDQHAPSTPKANKLASMPRVAPGDSERKFEKFIRAIRKVNNLSDARRFRSEVASQLKRDSLEDNQDQVYLRRLEMGKRLLDQRVNHLAAGGERRPPGPLPLPSTSSSQSKLESAPLVDILRDSSALSYFMEYMDRQNLMPLVQFWLVVDGFRNPLEDDGPDDELPSTLPMWTDADRQDLQQINQAYLSRPELKVPDHSRNEVKEFIKAGKSATPLQYYRARRAILKAQSAVLEEMRSRFFQSFKKSDLFYKCLAAEEAANIQTLRSTPQPEVQAQAQTQASATNRASKTLPAKPRPVSRLTPQLSNAGKRTGSASDLKSLTSNGNGHGHRARRSLDEGSFNPLFDDDDIDTDGLGDSVQSLDPDANSQQLPDTQVVKAVEQAFTDIMEDDRPQTAEALRASLFGGPGGPGGSSIGGIDDNASSLFSGNDNESHRGSLDMGIRPPMANKEGEKPSLSSLGLVSAASRIGVFVDDDLFGDNNKDLPDDGDPDDGPPPDDEDEVHEAAPGDLGLAEAITALSNDIDRLVAQEAVVESLTRKAELTNNTAELRILRKSKASLQREIRRKELQRQQYVIQESDNSLYGRSTIKIKSIQVGREEDGREFALYVIEVQRNAGEQMPAASWVISRRYSEFHELHQKLRSRYPSVRNLDFPRRRMVMKFQSEFLRKRRTALQQYLQDLLLLPEVCRSRELRAFLSQSVITQGQDILDREDKKDMMTRLYDSVADGMDDILGNIPVLDQISEAGQNLIAAATNQLNAVPLNINEDTFPAAEAEAELNAFENKELEPFIKPICDIFLEIFELNKGNNWLRGRAVVVVLQQLLGGTIERKVRDNVKMLVQDENILKYIALVQDSLWPGGQLQRDRKPRTAAEKKKTRTEASLMLATLVPDLAGSVVGRVNAQTASRRIFATLNNSRLNAHLVFTMIDEIVSVLFEEPYPFHVSRTIGSYFTSTKSDVEAHFATHGTGEITEVKLMNGFGFIEYKDPMDARDVVPAFHGSDFMGERLTVQFARGSRHREGGFGNHERTAPRPRRTPHRMQITGLPNDTSWQDLKDFARQSSLDVVYSETGRDSNGRGFVEFETAADLRTAVEKLDGREFKGQRVQCVADTQPDMPPRERGRSRSPGRRPYPPPMDDYDRRGPPRGYSPRGGGGYGYRDRSPRRDYYDDRARYRSPPRRPMEDYPPPPPRGRYDDPYRRDYPPPPDPYANGRPPYDRPPRDFPPREGGYPRDGGYPRDYDRGGRYW, encoded by the exons ATGACGACAGAGCTCACAAATAAACAGAAAGAGCGTGAGAAGGATCGCGCAAAGAGGACGAAAGATGGGGTCACTCAACTACCGCGAAAAAAGTTCTATCGCCAAAGAGCGCACGCAAATCCTTTCTCTGATCATATGCTAGAATA TCCTAAATCTCCAGACGATATGGATTGGTCCTCATATTTTCCACACTACGTCCAGGAGGGAACACCAGAGGATCCCTCAAAGCCTCCTAAACTGACAAAAGATGTGGAAATTGTCGATATTGGCTGTGGATTTGGAGGTCTTCTCGTTGCTTTAGCGCCCAAGCTACCTGACACTCTCACACTCG GCCTGGAGATCCGAACACAAGTAGCAGGCTACGTTCAAGAGCGTATAAAGGCACTGCGATCACAAAACTCGGACAACATGTATCAGAACGTGGGCTGCATCCGAGCAAACACTATGAAGTTCCTCCCAAATTTCTTCAAGAAGGCCCAACTATCCAAGATCTTCATCTGCTTCCCCGATCCTCACTTCAAGGCCAGGAAGCACAAAGCCAGAATTGTATCGACAACGTTGAACTCTGAATACGCTTATGCGCTACGACCAGGCGGCATTGTGTATACCATCACCGATGTCGAGGACTTGCACTTGTGGATGGTTCAGCATCTTGAGGCTCATCCTGCTTTCGAGAGGATATcgaaggaggaagaagaggcggATGAATGTGTCCAGGTCATGTCGACTGAGACTGAGGAGAGTAAGAAGGTTACGAGAAATAACGGACAGAAGTTTGTAGCGTTGTTCCGGAG CACCACCAACTTCACCACTTACATCCAATCCATCTTCGTTCAAGAATGTGGCTCTGAGGTCAACATCCTGGTGATGGCCCTCAAGCGTAGAGATGTCATTGTTGCTGGACTCGCCGCCTTCATAGCTTGGGGCTTCGCTGCGAGCTGGTCACCTGTCCTCCGCTGGGCAGGCCATGCCTTTGTTGCTGGCTCCCTTGTTACTCTCGTCGCCCTCTTAGCTGGTCTCTTTCTCGTATCACGACGGCCAAGCGATCGAATACTACAACCACATGGCGTTACCTTCCTCGGTAAGAAGTCATGGCGACTAGAGGTGCAGGGACTGCGCCAGCGACAATCATATACTCCGACTCCAATAGACCCCGAATCACCCCGCGTTTCCGAAGCTATCGACAACTTGCTTGGCCTTATAACCCGGGACTTTGTGAATAGCTGGTACTCAAATATTAGTCGCAACCCGTCTTTTTCGAACCAGGTCGATCAAGCGGTGCGGCAGGCGTTGCTGAGCTTGACTGATTTCCTTCGTCATAAGGACCTGGCGGAGCTCGTCACTAGCCGTCTTGTTCCTCTCCTCACCGCCCACTTCCGAGACTTCTACGAAGCGGAGAAATCAGTGCGAGGAAAGAAACTCAACCGTTCTGTCACTGAATCTGAAGAGCTGGACCTAGCTATTGCCTCAAAATTTCGTGATGGGCGCCTACATCCAGCTGCTTCTTTGTCGTTTCCCGACACAAAGATGGTCCAGCAGGACTACCTCAGGTCTCTTGTCGCAAAGATTGTACCCCAAATACTACCCGAGAACATGTTGTCCAGTCGAGCTGTATCGATTATTATTCGCGAGATCGTTGCGTGCGCCGTTCTGTTCCCTGTGATCCAACTTCTCTCTGAACCAGACACTTGGAATCAACTGATGGAGAATCTGGGCCGCTCAATGCTTCAGGATCGATCAACCGTGAGAAAACTCCGAGCAGCTTTGGACCAGCATGCTCCTTCGACGCCCAAAGCCAACAAGTTGGCTTCCATGCCCAGAGTCGCTCCTGGAGACAGTGAGCGCAAGTTCGAGAAGTTTATCCGTGCTATTCGCAAGGTCAATAACCTATCAGATGCACGTCGTTTTCGTAGCGAAGTCGCTAGTCAACTGAAGAGGGATTCTCTTGAAGACAATCAAGACCAGGTTTACCTTCGTCGATTGGAGATGGGAAAGAGGCTGCTAGACCAACGGGTTAATcatcttgctgctggtggCGAACGTCGTCCACCTGGTCCTTTGCCTTTACcatcgacttcttcttcacagTCCAAGCTAGAGAGTGCGCCACTAGTAGATATTCTGCGAGATTCTTCAGCGCTTTCTTACTTTATGGAATACATGGATCGACAAAATCTCATGCCTTTAGTGCAGTtctggcttgtcgttgacGGATTTCGAAACCCTCTAGAAGATGATGGCCCAGATGACGAACTGCCATCAACCCTGCCAATGTGGACAGATGCCGACCGCCAGGATTTACAACAGATTAACCAGGCCTATCTTTCGAGGCCAGAGTTAAAGGTCCCGGATCATTCGAGGAATGAAGTCAAGGAGTTCATCAAGGCAGGAAAGTCAGCCACCCCGTTACAATACTATAGAGCGCGGCGAGCTATCTTGAAGGCCCAGAGCGCCGTCCTAGAGGAAATGCGGTCACGCTTCTTTCAGAGTTTCAAGAAGTCGGATCTATTTTACAAATGTCTtgcagctgaagaagcagccaaTATTCAGACTCTCAGATCGACACCACAGCCAGAAGTacaggcacaggcacagaCACAGGCATCAGCAACCAACCGTGCGAGCAAGACTTTGCCGGCAAAGCCAAGACCAGTATCGCGGCTGACGCCCCAATTGTCAAATGCTGGGAAACGTACAGGATCTGCATCAGATCTTAAATCTTTGACATCTAATGGTAATGGGCATGGACATCGAGCTAGGCGCTCGTTAGACGAAGGCTCTTTCAATCCTctattcgacgacgatgacatCGATACTGATGGACTAGGAGATTCCGTGCAGAGTCTAGATCCAGATGCGAACAGCCAGCAACTACCAGATACCCAAGTTGTGAAGGCAGTAGAACAGGCCTTTACCGATATCATGGAGGATGATCGTCCTCAAACTGCTGAAGCTCTTCGTGCCTCCCTTTTCGGCGGCCCTGGCGGCCCTGGCGGCAGCAGTATTGGAGGTATTGATGATAATGCATCAAGTCTCTTCTCGGGCAATGATAACGAGTCTCATCGTGGCTCTCTGGATATGGGCATTCGACCTCCTATGGCGAACAAGGAAGGCGAGAAACCAAGCCTTTCGTCACTTGGTCTCGTCAGTGCGGCTTCACGAATCGGTGTTTTCGTGGATGACGATCTGTTTGGCGATAACAACAAAGATCTCCCTGACGACGGTGATCCAGATGACGGGCCACCGCctgacgacgaggatgaagtgCATGAAGCAGCACCAGGAGACCTTGGATTGGCAGAAGCCATCACTGCTCTCTCAAACGATATCGATCGCTTGGTGGCGCAGGAAGCGGTTGTGGAATCGTTGACGCGAAAGGCAGAGTTGACAAACAATACTGCCGAGCTGCGCATTCTTAGGAAGTCCAAAGCGTCTCTGCAAAGGGAGATCAGGCGCAAGGAGCTCCAACGGCAGCAGTACGTGATTCAGGAGAGCGACAACAGTCTCTACGGCCGCTCGACCATCAAAATCAAGTCCATCCAAGtgggaagagaagaagatggtcgGGAGTTTGCGCTCTACGTTATTGAAGTCCAGAGAAATGCTGGAGAGCAGATGCCTGCTGCGTCATGGGTGATTTCGCGGCGATACAGCGAGTTCCACGAACTTCACCAAAAGCTGCGGTCTCGATACCCGTCAGTGCGAAATCTTGACTTTCCTCGGCGGCGCATGGTGATGAAATTCCAGAGCGAGTTTCTACGCAAACGACGAACTGCCCTGCAGCAGTATCTACAAGACCTACTTCTCTTACCAGAAGTTTGCCGCAGCCGGGAACTCAGAGCCTTCCTTTCGCAGAGCGTAATCACACAAGGTCAAGATATCTTGGATCGCGAAGACaagaaagacatgatgacTCGGTTGTATGATTCTGTTGCGGATGGAATGGATGACATCCTTGGAAATATTCCTGTTCTGGACCAGATATCTGAAGCTGGCCAGAACCTCATTGCAGCGGCTACTAACCAGCTCAACGCGGTTCCTCTCAATATTAACGAAGATACGTTTCCAGCCGCTGAAGCTGAGGCAGAGTTGAATGCATTTGAGAATAAGGAACTTGAACCGTTCATCAAACCGATCTGCGACATCTTTCTTGAGATTTTTGAGCTCAACAAGGGAAACAACTGGCTTCGTGGCAGAGCGGTAGTAGTTGTTCTGCAACAACTTCTTGGTGGTACGATTGAAAGAAAAGTGCGAGACAATGTCAAGATGCTTGTTCAAGACGAAAACATTCTCAAATACATTGCGTTGGTGCAAGATAGTCTATGGCCTGGAGGCCAGTTACAACGAGATCGCAAACCGCGAACAGCTGccgaaaagaaaaagacacGGACCGAGGCGAGCTTGATGCTGGCCACATTGGTGCCAGATCTCGCAGGTAGTGTTGTTGGAAGAGTCAATGCTCAGACAGCCAGTCGTCGTATATTTGCAACGTTGAACAACTCGAGGTTGAA TGCACACCTCGTATTTACTATGATTGATGAAATTGTCTCGGTCCTTTTCGAGGAACC ATATCCATTCCATGT ATCACGAACGATTGGATCGTATTTTACAT CTACCAAATCCGATGTCGAGGCTCACTTCGCGACTCATGGTACCGGAGAAATCACCGAGGTTAAGCTCATGAATGGCTTCGGTTTCATCGAGTACAAGGACCCCATGGATGCCCGTGATGTTGTACCGG CCTTCC ATGGCTCTGATTTCATGGGAGAACGACTCACTGTCCAGTTCGCCCGCGGTTCCCGGCATCGCGAGGGCGGTTTTGGCAACCATGAGCGCACCGCGCCGCGGCCTCGTCGAACCCCTCATCGAATGCAGATTACGGGACTTCCAAACGATACCTCTTGGCAG GATCTCAAAGACTTTGCGCGTCAGTCTAGCTTGGACGTTGTCTATTCTGAAACTGGTCGCGACTCGAACGGCCGAGG TTTCGTCGAATTCGAGACTGCAGCAGACCTTAGAACggctgttgagaagctcgacgGGCGTGAATTCAAGGGACAGCGAGTCCAATGCGTTGCTGAC ACTCAGCCGGACATGCCTCCTCGCGAGCGCGGTCGATCCCGCTCCCCAGGACGTCGACCTTATCCTCCTCCCATGGACGACTACGATCGGCGTGGCCCTCCCCGCGGATATAGTCCTcgcggtggtggtggttaCGGCTACCGAGATCGTAGTCCTCGTCGCGATTACTATGATGATCGCGCCCGTTAtcgatctcctcctcgccgTCCCATGGAGGACTatcctccccctccccctcgCGGCCGCTACGATGACCCCTATCGCCGCGACTACCCTCCTCCGCCCGATCCCTATGCCAATGGGCGACCTCCTTATGACCGACCTCCTCGAGATTTCCCTCCGCGAGAGGGCGGATACCCACGAGATGGTGGTTATCCCCGAGACTATGATCGTGGTGGACGCTACTGGTAA